The following proteins are co-located in the Pomacea canaliculata isolate SZHN2017 linkage group LG10, ASM307304v1, whole genome shotgun sequence genome:
- the LOC112574044 gene encoding inosine triphosphate pyrophosphatase-like produces the protein MARPITLVTGNKKKLEEFILILGSQFKGQLIAQDIDLPEYQGEPEEIVRAKCALAAEHIKGPVIVEDTSLCFNALGGMPGPYIKWFLQKVGPSGLHKMLNGFEDKSAYALCIFGYSSGEPGAPVQLFSGRCDGLIVSPRGSTDFGWDPCFQPSGMKETFAEMPKEMKNSVSHRGKAMESLKQFLIKL, from the exons ATGGCAAGACCTATCACGCTGGTCACGGGCAACAAGAAGAAACTAGAGGAGTTTATCTTGATACTTGGGTCACAGTTCAAGGGTCAG ttAATTGCTCAAGACATTGACCTGCCAGAATATCAAGGAGAACCAGAAGAAATAGTAAGAGCTAAATGTGCTCTTGCAGCAGAACATATCAAAGGACCAGTGATAGTAGAAGACACAAGTCTTTGTTTCAATGCTCTTGGTGGCATGCCAGGACCATACATCAAATGGTTCCTGCAAAAAGTAGGCCCTTCAG GCTTGCACAAGATGCTGAATGGTTTTGAGGACAAGTCAGCCTATGCCTTGTGTATATTTGGATATTCTAGTGGAGAGCCGGGTGCACCAGTGCAGCTCTTTTCTGGACGTTGTGATGGGTTAATAGTTTCACCAAGAGGGTCAACAGATTTTGGATGGGATCCATGCTTTCAACCAAGTGGAATGAAAGAGACTTTTGCAGAGATGCCAAAGGAGATGAAAAACTCTGTATCTCATAGAGGGAAGGCCATGGAATCtctgaaacagtttttaataaaactttga